CCAGACAGCAAGTTATAAATCTACCTGATTGGGGtgaaatcatgaacagttttgatattTCAcctataaataaggagaaacttatACCAAAACAACAGGAAGGCAGGGAAAAAAAAAAAGTGAGGTGCTGggatttggaatgctctgcctgaaaggacAGTAGCAGCAGGTTCAGGAGTAACTTgggtggcacagcggttagcactgcagcctcacagctccagcgacctcaattcgattctgggtactgcctgtgtggagtttgcaagctctccctgtgaccgtgtgggtttgtgccgggtgctccggtttcctccaaccaccaaagacttgcaggttgataggtaaattgaccattgtaaattgcccctagcgtaggtaggtggtagggaatatgggattactgtaggattagtataaatggatggttcttggtcagcacagactcagtgtgccgaagggccagtttcagtgctgtatctgtaaataaaacaaacaaacaaaaaggGAATGATGAAATATTTGAAGGAACGGTCATTGTAGGGCTAATGGGGGAGTagggggagtgggaataattggtaGCTCTTTTTGAAAGGGTCAGCACAGGTATGGCGAGCTAAAAATGATACAAGACAGAAGGAGCCTATATTAAAAAAAAGCATGTGGTATCATGGGCTAGTAAATCAAAGCCACCTCATTTTAAGCCCAATTTTACATCCAACCTTTACTGATCAAAAATGTAAAATATTTTCTTTAAAAGAAACAGCAAACCTTATCTAGAAAGTACAGTAATTTGGTTGCCAAGATATAAAAAAACACTTTACGCAATTTAAGActttttttaaaacacaagttttatTACAACAAATAATTGTTCATAGAACATACCAGCATCAAAATGGAAAAGACCTATTGGATATACAAAACACTCTGATCCATTAACAATCTCAGACTTCGTTACAAAAGTGAAGTTTCTGGTCCCACTGCCAGGTGAGATCAACAAAACCATTTCAGTAAGAGACACTTATAAAACAAGTCCTCTACTTAAATAGTATTAATTTAAAAATTGTCCTTTACTTATTAAATAGTATTAATTTAAAATTGCCATAAATAAGTCATAAATATGATAAATAACAAATTTTCAAACTATTAACCACTGGCATCTAACAATAACATTGTGTTTAAAATAATCGAGGTAACCACTACAAAATAAGTTATTGGGGTTTTAAATATTACGACAGGAAGACGTAAAGTCGACCCCCCAACCCTCAAGTCTCTAGTGGGAAACATGCGTGTCCTTTACATTGCACCCACTTGTTACAGTACAGTTAGTTAACAGTGCCTCGAGCTCTGGCCAGTTTAATGCTAGAGCCTGTTCTGATCCTTCATTTCACACTTCAGATCCTGCAGGAGCGGACGACTCTTATAGGCTGCAGCAAATGTCCTCCTGCAGTTGGTTGGCTGCAGTTGGTTTCAGCTTCCGGGGATGCGGCGAGGAACACGACAGAGAGCACAGCagagtctgaggaggaggaggaggaggaggaggcggcgggggAAGGGGACGGGACAGAAGTTGAGACTTGCTCTGCAGCGCTCAGGTCCGGAGTGGAGAGGCTCAGCTCGTCTTCAGTCGCGGTGTACACTTGAAAGAGGACGATGGAGACGAAAAACAGGAGTAGCCTCTTGGTTATGTCCTTTTCTGTAGGAAGCGACCTCCTCACCTAGGGAAGATAGAAGAAAGTTACAGCCTGTTAGATACAATGCTTTATATGACTGAACGTTGAAAACATAATGCGGACTGGGTACTTTTATAGTCGTATTGACAAGATTGGTACCTGGCGAGGTGGGTAGAGAACTTTCAAGGATCGTCTCTTGCGTCGATTGGGTTTCTGGTTTTCCCGGATGGG
The nucleotide sequence above comes from Heterodontus francisci isolate sHetFra1 chromosome 29, sHetFra1.hap1, whole genome shotgun sequence. Encoded proteins:
- the LOC137345985 gene encoding radiation-inducible immediate-early gene IEX-1-like, yielding MQVIYTTRSMSLPRRCELSQQASSERQTMGFTGRKPTMPQVFTFEPIRENQKPNRRKRRSLKVLYPPRQVRRSLPTEKDITKRLLLFFVSIVLFQVYTATEDELSLSTPDLSAAEQVSTSVPSPSPAASSSSSSSSDSAVLSVVFLAASPEAETNCSQPTAGGHLLQPIRVVRSCRI